The Panthera tigris isolate Pti1 chromosome F3, P.tigris_Pti1_mat1.1, whole genome shotgun sequence genome includes a window with the following:
- the LOC102959863 gene encoding olfactory receptor 6K6 produces MTELVTSGNLTTVTEFLFSVFPHLPEGGVLFFILLLLTYGFIVTGNLMIFIVVQLDRALHTPMYFFISVLSFLEIWYTTTTIPKMLSSLISEHKTISVAGCLLQMYFFHSLGITEGCVLTAMAIDRYVAICRPLRYATIMTPRLCTQLAAGSCVCGFLLVLPEIVWIATLPFCGSNQIRQIFCDFTPVLSLACTDTSLAVIVDAIHAGEIVASFLAIALSYIRIIVVILGMPSAEGRRKAFSTCAAHLAVFLLFFGSVAVMYLRFSATYSVFWDTAIAITFVILAPFLNPIIYSLRNKDMKDALGRLFCRRRRASGVGDRSRGWIHRFLTCS; encoded by the coding sequence ATGACAGAGTTGGTGACCAGTGGGAATTTGACTACGGTGACTGAGTTCCTCTTCTCTGTGTTCCCACATCTGCCTGAAGGTGGCGTcctcttcttcattcttctgcttctcacCTACGGATTTATCGTAACTGGGAACCTAATGATATTCATCGTCGTCCAGCTGGACAGGGCCCTGCACACCCCCATGTATTTCTTCATCAGCGTCCTCTCTTTCCTGGAGATCTGGTACACCACGACCACCATCCCCAAGATGCTCTCCAGCCTGATCAGTGAGCACAAGACCATCTCTGTGGCTGGCTGCCTCCTACAGATGTATTTCTTCCACTCCCTGGGCATCACAGAAGGCTGCGTCCTGACGGCCATGGCCATTGACAGGTACGTCGCTATCTGCAGGCCTCTCCGGTACGCGACCATCATGACTCCCAGGCTGTGCACCCAGCTGGCCGCTGGGTCCTGCGTCTGTGGCTTCCTCCTTGTGCTTCCCGAGATCGTGTGGATTGCCACCCTGCCTTTCTGTGGCTCCAACCAGATCCGGCAGATATTCTGTGACTTTACACCCGTGCTGAGCTTGGCCTGCACGGACACGTCCCTGGCGGTCATTGTGGACGCCATCCATGCAGGGGAGATTGTGGCCTCCTTCCTGGCCATCGCCCTATCCTACATCCGGATCATCGTGGTGATTCTGGGGATGCCCTCAGCCGAGGGCCGCCGCAAGGCCTTTTCTACCTGCGCTGCCCACCTGGCTGTGTTCTTGCTGTTTTTCGGCAGTGTCGCTGTCATGTACCTGCGATTCTCAGCCACCTACTCCGTATTTTGGGACACAGCAATTGCTATCACCTTTGTCATCCTTGCCCCCTTCCTGAACCCCATTATCTACAGCCTCAGAAACAAGGACATGAAAGATGCTCTTGGAAGGCTTTTCTGCCGTCGGAGGAGGGCTAGTGGGGTCGGGGATAGATCCAGGGGCTGGATCCACCGTTTCTTGACTTGTTCGTGA